Sequence from the Physeter macrocephalus isolate SW-GA unplaced genomic scaffold, ASM283717v5 random_148, whole genome shotgun sequence genome:
GAGTGGGCCCAGGGATTTTTCATAAACCTCCAGATGACTTGAAGCTCACTCTGGACAGACAGGCTGGGGTAGAAGATGGGGAACTGGTATAAGTGCAGGGAGATAATCGAAGCCAGGAATCCAGGGGACAGAGCCAGAGAGGAAAGGGTACCAGTTCAGGAACAGAGCTCTCCACTGGGTAAGAAGATGAAGTCTAGAGGTAGAGAGCGGGGAGCAGTGGAAACAGGTAATAAGCCCCTTCCAAGCCCCATGGGAGGGGGGGAAATGTATGTGCAGGCCATCCTTTTGCCTGTTTGGGGCTGTGAGAAGCTGGTTCAAGGTCAGCACATGTGCAGGCCTGGGGGGTAGCACGTTCCTCCACCTGGGCTGAACGGAagcccctctttctcttctccttccttccccttaaCTCCTCCACACACCCTCCCCCAACTTTGGAGAACCAGAGGGTTTCCCGGGGCCAAACAGCCTATCCCCTGGCTCAATTGTCAGTGTCACCAAGGTCGGGGCAGAAGTGGGGGGGGAGGCTAGAGGGGTCaaggtggtggtgatggtcggCACAGAAAGATCCAGGTCAAAAGACGCCGAGAAACAGGGAGCCAGAGGGCCCAGCAGGCCAGGAGGATGCGAATCGACAAAGGGAAGAGGCACAAATGGGCGGGGGCCACAGGGCGAGGAAGCGAGAGAGGCCGGCCCGGCGGCGGCCGTAGGGGGCAGCCGCGAGCAGCCTCAAGCGGgccccctccgccccgccccgccccccggcggCTCCTCCCCCCCGGCGGCTCCTCCCCCGCGGCCGGCGCCCCTCCCTGCGCGCTCGGGCAAGCGCGACAGAGGCGGCTGCGGCTGGGccaggcgcgcgcgcgcgcgctaaGGGGCAGAGCACCGGCAGCAGGTGGGCGCGGTGCGGGCTGGCGGCGGCGGGCCGGGGGCTGCCGGGCGGCGCTCGGGCCGGACGCGGCCGGCCGTGGGGAGCGCCATGGACTTCAACATGAAGAAGCTGGCGTCGGACGCGGGCATCTTCTTCACCCGGGCCGTGCAGGTGAGGCCGTGCACCCTGGGCCCCGCGCGGCCGGCGGACACCCCTGTAGCAGAGCCCGGGGCCGCGGGAGAAGGCCCTCGCGGCCGCCTCTCCTTCCCCGCTGCGGAGTCGCCCTAGCcgcgcccccccgcccctcctccttCTGCGGTGCCCAGTAGAGAGAAAGAGCCCGGGGCGGCCGGCCACACTGGCCGCACCCTCAGCGTGGCCCAGGCCCGGGGAGTGAGCCGGGCCTGCCTCGGCCCTGCTGCCGCGGGGGAGGTGTCAGCCTCCACCATTTCGACCCGCCGGCCGGGTAGTCCCGTTGTCCTGGCGCCCGCCTCGCCCCCGTGGGGGGCTCCGCTGAGGAAGGCAGAGGGCCCCAGGCGGTTCCTGTCTCCTTGCCCTTGCCCAGCAGTGACTCTGACTCCCGGCAGGCGTTTGGAGGCCTGACTTCCAGGCCAAAGGACTCGTGCAGCCGCCCTGaccccttctctgagcctcagtctccgcACCTGTGCAATGGACTGGTGGTACTGATTCCCTCAGGTCCCTTTTACACGCTTGGATAGTCAGTCCGGAAGCCAGGAGGGCTGGGGTTATTTCCTTTCTGCTCCGTGGCAGGCCTGTTTCTCTTATTTCCCCAGGCCCCGGGGGCCGGCTGGGTGCCCTCCTTGGGAAGCTGTACAGTGGGTGATGCTGGGATTAGAACAAGTCCCATCCATTTGGGGACAAGGGAAAAAACAGAAGCAGCTGAGTGTAATGGTGAAGACCGGGAGTCAACTGTGGGTGTGGATGCCCCCTCTTGTGACTTTGAAGACGGGGGCTTCACCTCTCAGGGCCACAGTTTTTCAGTCTGAAAAATGGCCTTAgcagtccctccctcccagcgTGGATGTGAGTGTCCCGGGCACTCCACGTGAACATGCTCACTAAAGGCAAGTCATTCTTGGTGTAACGTGGTTAGTACTGCAGCCGTGCAGCATGTGACATTAGGCAAGTCTCGGAGCCTCCGTGTTCCCTTCTGTCAATCAGGGGTCGCACCAGTGTGCCTCCCAGGGTGGCTGCAGCCTTGGGGCTTGGCCTGTCACAGCGCTCTGGGAACAGATTCTGTTGTTTGTCCTTGCCCTGGTTGTTGGTTCTCTGGAGGAGCCCAGCCCCAGACAGTCTCTTGGAAGCCCACATGCCCGTGTTTACTGGAAAGCGCAGTGTCCCGTTGAGGATTTGTGCCCCAGAGAGGGTTTGCTGCTCCGTGTGCCAAGCCCTGCGGGGGACCCCAGCCCTAGTGGGGATGCTAGCAGCCTGGGGTTCATTGGCCAGCCCCTGTCCATCCAGAAGGTAGGGAATTCTCCCCAGTGTTGGTATGGCAACCACTTTATCTCCCACATCTGGGAAGAACCTGATCTGCCAGTTTCCTGCTACTTTGGGGCCCTAGCACCTGACCTGGCCAGGCCTGCAGAGCCTGGGGTATGGGGAAGCTTGGTGCCTGTGGCCTCTTTTCTCCTGGGGGGGGGGCAGGCCCACTGGTTCGCCCATATTGGAGTGGGAGCCAGCGCCCAGGCCCCCGCctccagggtggaggagggaccTGGGAGCTTTATAAATAGAGGCTTTCTCTGGCCCTGCACGCCTACCCCCTGCTGCTGCCATCTTGCAGGGAGCAGCCTCTGAAGCCTGGGCCCTTCCTCTTGGCAGGGATGGGGCAGGATGGCAGCCAGAAGAGAGAAGGGCTTGAAATGTGACCTGGGCAGGAGAGCACACTCAGGGGACCCTCCTGAGGCCAGTCTGCCCTGGAGTAGGAGTCAGCCAGGAGGGGCGGCGTGTGGTTTATTATTAATGTGTGGGCAGCTCCTCTGCGTAGGTGCCACCTACCTACGCACGACATGCTGGGTAAGCGCTCAGCCCCATGTGCCGAGGACACTTTTAGGAGCCTCACCTCATCCCCATCCGGTAGGGAACTGGACCTTGGCCCTGGGTTAAGAATCCGGAGGCCAGATCCCTTTTGCATGGGAGATTCTAGGATGGCTTCTCAGTCCCCGTACTGTGCCTTGAAGGTCAGGAAGGGTTAGCCGAGTTGGTCCAGGTGATGGGAACAGCCCAGCTAAGGGCACCCAGATAGGAAAACCTAAGGCATGTTTGGGTAAGATGccagtgggggtgggagtgggtagTGGAAGTGCTAGTACTAATGCTGTTGGTAGTAATTGCAGTATTAGTAATAGCAGTGGTAGGAGTAATGGTAATAAAAGCCAGGGAGGCTGTGGCATCGTTCTCATCTGAGCCAGGCAGGCAGCGGTGAGCGTGGGAAGGATGCCCGAGATGTTGGGAGAGCCCGGAAGGACTTTGAACCTGGGTGGGTGTGTGGTGTGAGGGACGGGTGGCCAGGTGGCATGGCGGGGAGTGCTGCCATTAACCTTGGTAAGAAGGGGAGATGCTGAGGTGCACACTGAGGGTGACACAATCACCTGAATCAGACTGGCTGGTGCCATCAGGGTAAGGATGTCCCTAGGTGGCTCCTGAGAGCCAAGGAGGGACCTGAGGGAGACCTTttattaatgatgatgatgacgccACCTAACGTTTATCAGGCCTATACTGTGTGCTGACCACGAAACTAAGCACCTTCCAAATAGTCTGTGAGATAGGTCCTGTTATCCCCATCCTCCggggggaaactgaggaccagagaggtgaCTTTGCCTCTGACCCTcgattttctcatctgcaaaatggggtaaTGCTAACCCCTGAAGGGTCTGGGTGAGGTGGGGTCTGGGTGAGGTGAGGCCTGTTCAGGGCCTGGCTGCGGGAGGCCCCAGCTCGGGGAatgtgaggaagaagaggagtcgGGAGACTGGGAGGAGGCCAGGAGCAGCGGGTTCCCAGGTGAGGAGCCGCAGACTCTAACCCTGGCCCACCCAGCTCTGCAGAGGGAAACCCAAGCCCCCATGCATAATTGATGGCTGCTGAGCTGGAGCAGCCCGACAGAGCAGCCTGACCACCGGTGGTGCCTCCTGCCCCGTGCAGCTGGACCTGTCCTTGGCCTCTGGAGGCCTCACCGCTGCCTACTCATCTGGGACGAGCCTCCAGACCCCCAGCCTCTGTGACTCCGGCACAGCCCGCCTCCCCCTCAGTCTCAGCGGcatcttctgtgaaatgggaaacTTGGGCGGCCCGAGGGCAGTGTCTGTAGTTGTCAGTGCTGATCTTACTCCTGAAGGTCTTCACCCCTTTGCTGTTTGCCTGTGACCTCCCCTTGGCTGGACAGGGCCTTTGAGATCAGAGAGGCCAGGACTTGGGCCGGTTTCTGGTTTTTCTTAGGTGGCCCCCATGGTTTCTGCCAGCTCTGAAGGGGGACCCTTGTGACATCCTGGTCCTTTCCTGGCCTTGGGGCGGGGCTGCCGAGCTTTCTGGGCCCTGGGCGTGCCCAGCAGTTGGCTCTGATGAGCTGGCGCTGTTCCCCGTCTCCACTCCAGGCAACCGGAGGCCAGCCGTGTGGCCATCCTCCCCCGACattccccttccttcccagacATCTCTCTGTGCATCAGCTCTTAACAGCATCAGCACTTACACTGAACACTGACTGCCTGCCAGATCCTACCCTTCGTGTCTTatccacatcttttttatttcattcttacaaCCTATGAGGCAGATGCTATTActtattatcaccattttcagtttaggaaactgatgctcagagaggcaaagccacttgcccaaggtctcacagcttaTCAGACTGAGACTTGAATCAAGTCCCTCTGTTTCTGGAACCTGGGTTCCTCTGACTCCCTCCCTTGGTATCCCCTTCCCGTGGCTCCCAGCTGCCCCTGGAACATCCTGATAACCCCAGACCTTGCTCTGTGCCCCTTTTGTTCCCTGAGCACTTGTTACCAAGTGCTTTCCTTCAGAGTCAGGCTGGGAGGACCCTTAGTGATAGGCTCCCAGGGGTTCCTTACACCCTAAGTTGTATGTCTGATTTTGTACAAATGTGCTTTTTTGGGGAGAGGGAGTCTGTATCTTTCATTGGATTTCCAAAAGGAGCCATGATCCCCAAACTctggtccaaccacctcacttcACAGAGGAACAAACTGAAGCCCAGGGCAGGGTTGCACCTTgatcaaggtcacagagcaggtCAGGGGCAGAGCAAGTTTCTTGACCGTGGGGCCTGAGTTCCAGCCAGGTGGGAGGGGTAgatgggtggggcaggggtgctcCTCCCATCCCCCTTTCTCAGCCCTCCACCCTGGTGCTCCCCCCACAGTTCACAGAGGAGAAATTCGGCCAGGCCGAGAAGACCGAGCTTGATGCCCAGTTTGAGAACCTTCTGGCCCGGGCAGACAGCACCAAGAACTGGACGGAGAAAATCCTGAGGCAGACAGAGGTGTTGCTGCAACCCAACCCCAGTGAGTGGACACGGGCCGGCCCCGGGCTCGGGGCGGGAAGCTGCGGGCAGGAGCCCCAGCTGCTGAGACTGTGCAGGTGGGCCTGGGCGGCAGGTGGGATTTGGGTTAGACTCTTGGGGCTTAAGGCTGCTGTTTGGGGGGTCCCACTTAAAGAAAACAGCAGACTCAGTGTTGGGCTCCAGGCTGTGCTCTCTGGGACAGTGGAAATGCTAAGTTTCGCACAGAGGAATTGAAGAAATGCCTGGAAACTAAAACACAGttgggagaagaggcaggagaaacGGGAACCAGGTCACTGGAGGGAAGGCAGCGAGGCTCAGGGATGAAAGAGGAGTTGCTGCGAGTCACACGCAGCGTGGTGCAGGCAAACGCAGCTGCAGGAGAACCTGTGGGAAGAGAGGGCTGGCCTGGGGTCGTGAGACTTGTCGACCTGTATGTCTGCTGTTAGCTGAGTGAGTGTGCTGAGAGCTTTCCGGGGCCAGGCCAGGGCATTGCTCACGTGTGTGTTATGCCCTGTAAATCCATACTGTAATGAGGGAGAAGTTGGGGGGCGGGAAGGGGCGGCAGTTGCCTTCAGGCCTGTCAcccacagctgtgtgacctcgggcaggcATTTCACGTGTCTGAGCCGTGGCTTCTTCCTCTCTAGAGTGAGGGCTTCGCGGGGTCGAGCGCCAGTCTCACACAGTTGAGAATCAGCAAGAGAGTATTCTGGAAGTCACCAGGCTGGGCGCCCCTGTGGGCAGGCCCTggtctgggtctgtttctgtcaCCACGGCTTTCATCCTTGGGCTCCTACCGAAGAGCCCTGTGACTTTGGCTGCTGTCTCCCCGCAGGTGCCCGAGTGGAGGAGTTCCTGTATGAGAAGCTGGACAGGAAGGTGCCCTCGAGGGTCACCAACGGGGAACTGCTGGCTCAGTACATGGCAGAGGCGGCCAGTGAGCTGGGGCCCACCACGCCCTACGGTGAGCCAGTCCCCACAGCCAGGGTCGGGGGTCACGGTCTCTGGCGCGaatcttcttccctcccttctctccttcgtttctctgttttttaatttgcgCACATGATACCTGGATTCATTCTGCTTGTAAACACGTCAATCAATGGAGATGAAACTAGAGTAAAAAATAGAAGCCTCccgtgacttccctggtggtccagtggttaagactctgcgctcccagtgcagggggcatgggttcgatccctggtcggggaactaagatcctgcgtgccgcacgGTGCAgccgaaaaacaaacaaaaaaaatagaaacctcCCTTACCCAGTTTTGGTTTGTGTGCATTTTTTAATGGGATCATATTATGTGTACTATTCTGCAACCTGATTTTTAAA
This genomic interval carries:
- the LOC114484898 gene encoding endophilin-B2-like, whose protein sequence is MDFNMKKLASDAGIFFTRAVQFTEEKFGQAEKTELDAQFENLLARADSTKNWTEKILRQTEVLLQPNPSARVEEFLYEKLDRKVPSRVTNGELLAQYMAEAASELGPTTPYGEPVPTAR